CACACCCACTTCTTCACAGACGTCGGCACCGTCAAGGCCGTCGACGGCATCACCTTCGAAGTTCCCGCCGGCAAGACCGTCGGCGTCGTGGGCGAATCCGGCTGCGGCAAGTCGGTCACGAGTCTTTCGATCATGCAGCTGCTCCAGCGTCCGCAGGGACAGATCGTCGAAGGCGAGATTCGCCTCAACCTCGGCGAAAAGGCCTACGACATCACTAAGACGCCCATCGAGACGATGCAGAAGCTCCGCGGCAACTATATCTCAATGATATTCCAGGAGCCCATGACGAGCTTGAACCCCGTATTCCGCATCGGCGACCAGGTCAACGAGGTCATCGAGCTGCACGAAGGCAAGGATATGAAGGAAGAGGACGTCAAGGCGCGTACGATAGGCCTGCTCGAGATGGTCGGTATCGCCAACAGCGAGGGCGTCTACAAGATGTATCCGCACGAGCTTTCCGGCGGTATGCGTCAGCGCGTCATGATCGCCATGGCGCTCGCCTGCAATCCGAAGCTCATTATCGCCGACGAGCCGACTACCGCGCTCGACGTTACGATTCAGGCGCAGATCCTCGACCTGCTCCGTCAGCTGAAGGATAAGATCAACTCCTCGATAATGCTCATCACGCACGACCTCGGCGTCATCGCCGAAATGGCGGACTACGTCGTCGTTATGTACGCCGGCAAGATCGTCGAGAAGGGTACCGCGGAGGACATCTTCCTGCACCCCTCTCACCCCTATACGATAGGACTTATGGCCTCCAAGCCGGTCGTCGGCAAGAAGGTCGAGAAGCTCTACTCCATACCCGGCAAGGTACCGAACCCGGTCAACATGCCGAACTACTGCTACTTCAAGGACCGCTGCGAAATGCAGGTCGACGCCTGCGGCGGCGAATACCCCTGCGAGATCAGTCTCTCCGACACCCACAAGGTCAGCTGCTATCGCTACTATGACAAAAAGGAGGGCGAAGATAATGGCGAAAGATAAGAAGCTCGAACAGGAAGCCGAACAGGTCACCGAGCAGCCCTCGCCCGAAATCGTTACCCCCGAGGAACAGCTCGTTCCCGTTCAGTACGACCCGCAGTATATTCTGATGGTCAACGGCCTGAAAAAGCACTTCCCCATCAAGGGCGGAATGTTCTCCAAGACGGTCGGCTACGTCAAGGCGGTCGACGGCGTCACCTTCAATCTGAAGCGCGGAACCACGATGGGCCTCGTCGGCGAATCCGGCTGCGGCAAGACCACCACCGGACGCGTTATCCTGCGTCTTTCCGGCGAAAAGACCGCCGGTCAGGTGCTTTTCAACGGCCAGGAGGTATACGACCTCTCGCCGAAGGAGATGCGCCCGCTGCGCACGAAGATGCAGATCATCTTCCAGGACCCCTTCTCCTCCCTCTCTCCCCGACTCCCCGTCGGCGAGATAATCGGTGAAGCCGTCCGCGAACACAACCTCGTCAGCAGAGAAGAGTTCGACGACTATATCGATCAGGTCATGGATAACTGCGGCCTGCAGCCCTTCCACAAGGACCGCTACCCGCACGAGTTCTCCGGCGGACAGCGCCAGCGTATCTGCATCGCCCGCGCTCTCGCGCTGAACCCCGAGTTCGTCGTCTGCGACGAGCCGGTCTCCGCGCTTGACGTTTCCATTCAGGCGCAGATAATCAACCTGCTCTCCGAGCTCCAGGATAAGTATAAGCTGACCTACCTTTTCATTTCTCACGACCTCTCCGTCGTCGAGCACATCTCCGACACCGTCGGCGTTA
This sequence is a window from Clostridia bacterium. Protein-coding genes within it:
- a CDS encoding ATP-binding cassette domain-containing protein, whose product is MVNGLKKHFPIKGGMFSKTVGYVKAVDGVTFNLKRGTTMGLVGESGCGKTTTGRVILRLSGEKTAGQVLFNGQEVYDLSPKEMRPLRTKMQIIFQDPFSSLSPRLPVGEIIGEAVREHNLVSREEFDDYIDQVMDNCGLQPFHKDRYPHEFSGGQRQRICIARALALNPEFVVCDEPVSALDVSIQAQIINLLSELQDKYKLTYLFISHDLSVVEHISDTVGVMYLGNLVEYGSTEDIFRNPLHPYTKALFSAIPVPDPTVKMKRIVLEGSIPSPANPPSGCKFHTRCEHCTQRCKEEVPQQREIEPGHYVVCHLYDQ
- a CDS encoding ABC transporter ATP-binding protein codes for the protein MAKKRNDGYLSAKESRAISRANRKITNALEKRYKRKNVPEEEYLTQMHDPANSLEIENLHTHFFTDVGTVKAVDGITFEVPAGKTVGVVGESGCGKSVTSLSIMQLLQRPQGQIVEGEIRLNLGEKAYDITKTPIETMQKLRGNYISMIFQEPMTSLNPVFRIGDQVNEVIELHEGKDMKEEDVKARTIGLLEMVGIANSEGVYKMYPHELSGGMRQRVMIAMALACNPKLIIADEPTTALDVTIQAQILDLLRQLKDKINSSIMLITHDLGVIAEMADYVVVMYAGKIVEKGTAEDIFLHPSHPYTIGLMASKPVVGKKVEKLYSIPGKVPNPVNMPNYCYFKDRCEMQVDACGGEYPCEISLSDTHKVSCYRYYDKKEGEDNGER